One Methanococcus aeolicus Nankai-3 DNA segment encodes these proteins:
- the comB gene encoding 2-phosphosulfolactate phosphatase — translation MHINISYDFLSPTDNSAYYNYNDYCVIVIDVLRASTTINVLLELHEKIHITEVENIDNEMYKDKFIKFGEKNGKKIESCDYGNSPLEVRLNKDNILNQLNNNDNTNNKEILLATTNGTRVLKSIISDNIFIGSITNAKYVADYVFNVANEQNKNIIIIPSHRKGMFAIEDYIGAGLIAKYILKNANKYDITIDIENLIPAINLVKSDWKTKIINSASAKNLKNLGYEGDIIFCSSENTQKIVGMYKDGKIVNIKKIK, via the coding sequence ATGCACATAAATATTTCTTATGATTTTTTGAGTCCCACTGATAATTCGGCATATTATAATTATAATGATTATTGTGTAATTGTCATAGATGTGCTAAGGGCATCTACCACAATAAATGTATTGTTGGAGCTCCATGAAAAAATCCACATTACAGAAGTGGAAAATATAGATAATGAAATGTACAAAGATAAATTTATTAAATTTGGGGAGAAAAATGGTAAAAAAATTGAAAGTTGTGATTATGGAAATTCCCCTCTTGAAGTAAGATTAAATAAAGATAATATATTAAATCAATTGAATAATAATGATAATACTAATAATAAAGAGATATTATTGGCAACGACTAACGGAACAAGAGTTTTAAAAAGCATAATTTCGGATAATATATTTATTGGTTCTATCACCAATGCAAAATATGTTGCAGATTATGTATTTAATGTGGCAAATGAACAAAATAAAAATATAATTATAATACCATCGCATAGAAAAGGAATGTTCGCCATTGAAGATTATATTGGTGCTGGATTAATAGCAAAATATATTTTAAAAAATGCCAATAAATATGACATAACAATTGATATAGAAAATTTAATTCCTGCAATAAATTTGGTTAAATCTGATTGGAAAACAAAAATAATTAATTCAGCTTCTGCCAAAAATTTAAAGAATTTGGGATATGAAGGGGATATAATATTTTGTAGTTCTGAAAATACTCAAAAAATA